One part of the Astatotilapia calliptera chromosome 9, fAstCal1.2, whole genome shotgun sequence genome encodes these proteins:
- the myom1b gene encoding M-protein, striated muscle isoform X2, with the protein MSGSIPFYQKHHLHYDRGYRSKETQSKVSQYQASSRYSASGSASAATRSRGLNVSSHSGLEESRLSPSPKRAKPTYLAVDKDNQIIGYVVPIFRGSQEFATGLSDTEEARVRDTAAYMARRDLFTSGLEMERSELISRKETMRESAERITLNKRIHEHEEHFKRMNEDSLMHAPEFVIKPRSHTVWEKQCVRLHCTVSGWPDPRVVWYKNNVALDPLANPGKYKIESRYSVHSLEINKCDFDDTAQYRVSAMNSQGELSAFASVVVKRFKGEMDEFLPAPRLGPVSEYGITFQTHIVDKFGVSFGREGETMSLGCTVIIYPALHRYQPEVEWYRDDVLLSPSKWTHMHWSGDRATLTLTHLNKEDEGLYTLRVTTKSGYETYSAYVFVRDADAEVEGAPAAPLDVRCLDANKDYIIVAWKQPAVDGGNSILGYFVDRCEVGTTHWIQCNDTPVKFARFPVTGLVEGRSYIFRVRAVNKSGISRPSRVSEPVAAMDPADRARMRGTSAPWTGQIIVTEEEPAEGIVPSKPCDLQVTEATKNYVVLSWKPPGEKGLEGVMYYVEKCVSGTDSWQRVNTEIPVKSPRFALFDLAEGKAYRFRVRCCNSAGVGEPSDPTEATTVGDKLDIPSAPGKVIPTRNTDTSVVVSWEASCNAKELVGYYIEGSIVGSNVWEPCNNKPVNVTRFICHGLITGEKYVFRVRAVNAAGISQFSQESEAVEVKAAIASPAPPYGITILECVRDSMVLAWKQPTFIGGADITGYFVDYREVIDGVPGKWHEANIKAVSERAYRVSDLKENKKYQFQVRAANMAGVGIPSLPSNTFLCEEWTIAVPGPPHDLQIREARNDSLVLLWKPPVYQGRDPVNGFYVDIKEADAPEEAWRGVNTKALEKTYTKIKDLKEGEKYVFRVRAQNKAGVGKVSDVTEPVPALTKPGTKEIVVDVDDDGVISLNFECGNMTPDSKFVWSKNYEDITDTSRLTTETKGTKSKVVFNRPGEEDIGVYSCLVTHTDGASSSYTLSEEELKRLLEISHDHKFPIIPLKSDLAVELLEKGRVRFWLQAEKMSNNGKVDYVFNDNVVSQGEKYKMNFDKNTGVIEMTMESLTPADEGTYTFQLQDGKATNQSSLVLIGDVFKQLQKESEFQRKEYFRKQGPHFIEYLSWEVTPECCVVLKCKVGNMKKETSALWHKDRHQIKVDEHLGFAEGVLKLEIAQRDLPADTADIVDSPIWRRLKISKKDAGVYEVILKDDRGQDTSTLNLTDQGFKDLMNEVFSVIANSSTPLKITSTDEGIRLYTFVSYYNDLLQVTWHYKDSAIAFSDRIKSGVVGEQLWLQITEPTEKDMGKYAIEFYDGKGGLRRTVDLSGQAFDDAFAEFQRLKAAAIAERNRARVAGGLPDVVTIQEGKALNLTCNISGNPVPEVTWLKNDREITSDEHCILKFESGKFASFTITGVNTSDSGKYSILVKNKYGTESGDFTVSVFIPEEAGGKKK; encoded by the exons ATGTCTGGATCTATACCGTTCTACCAGAAGCACCATCTCCACTATGACCGCGGCTACCGTAGCAAGGAGACTCAGTCTAAAGTGAGTCAGTACCAGGCCAGCAGCAGATACAGTGCTAGCGGCAGCGCCTCTGCCGCCACCAGGAGCAGGGG ACTTAACGTGTCTTCGCACTCTGGCCTGGAGGAGAGCAGACTAAGCCCCTCACCCAAGAGAGCCAAGCCAACTTACTTGGCTGTGGATAAAGACAACCAAATCATCGGCTATGTAGTGCCTATCTTCAGGGGCAG TCAAGAGTTTGCTACAGGACTTTCAGATACAGAGGAAGCAAGAGTGAGAGACACTGCTGCATACATGGCCCGCAGGGATTTGTTCACCAGTGGCCTGGAGATGGAGAGGTCTGAGCTCATCTCCAGGAAGGAGACCATGCGCGAGTCGGCTGAGCGCATCACTCTGAATAAAAGG ATCCATGAACACGAGGAACACTTCAAGCGTATGAACGAAGACAGCCTGATGCACGCCCCAGAGTTTGTGATTAAACCTCGCTCCCACACTGTGTGGGAGAAACAGTGTGTGCGGCTGCACTGCACTGTCAGTGGGTGGCCCGACCCACGGGTCGTCTG GTACAAAAACAATGTGGCGCTTGATCCGCTTGCCAACCCTGGCAAGTACAAAATTGAGAGCAGATACAGCGTGCACTCACTGGAGATTAACAA ATGTGATTTTGATGATACAGCTCAGTATCGTGTCTCTGCCATGAACTCCCAGGGAGAGCTGTCTGCATTTGCCTCCGTTGTTGTCAAGA GGTTCAAAGGTGAAATGGATGAGTTCCTGCCAGCACCCAGGC TTGGCCCAGTTTCCGAGTACGGCATCACCTTCCAGACTCACATTGTTGATAAATTCGGTGTATCGTTTGGAAGGGAGGGTGAGACCATGAGTCTGGGGTGTACAGTCATCATCTACCCTGCCCTGCATCGCTACCAGCCAGAGGTGGAGTGGTATAGAGATG ATGTTCTGCTGTCTCCCTCCAAATGGACTCACATGCACTGGAGCGGAGATCGAGCCACCCTGACACTCACGCACCTGAACAAAGAAGACGAGGGCCTCTACACCCTGCGCGTCACCACCAAGTCTGGATATGAGACCTACTCAGCCTACGTCTTTGTCAGAG ATGCTGATGCTGAGGTCGAAGGAGCTCCTGCAGCCCCTCTGGATGTGCGCTGTTTGGATGCCAACAAGGATTATATCATTGTTGCATGGAAGCAGCCAGCTGTTGATGGTGGCAACTCCATCCTGGGCTACTTTGTGGACAG GTGTGAGGTCGGAACCACTCACTGGATTCAGTGCAATGACACCCCGGTGAAGTTTGCCCGATTCCCCGTCACTGGTTTGGTGGAGGGGCGCTCTTATATCTTCCGTGTGCGCGCTGTAAACAAAAGTGGCATAAGCCGCCCATCCAGAGTCTCGGAGCCAGTGGCTGCAATGGACCCAGCTGACCGCGCCCGCATGAGAG GTACTTCTGCTCCCTGGACTGGCCAAATCATTGTCACGGAGGAGGAGCCTGCAG AGGGCATTGTTCCCAGCAAACCCTGTGATCTGCAGGTGACAGAGGCAACCAAAAACTATGTGGTGCTGAGCTGGAAGCCACCCGGAGAGAAAGGGCTTGAGGGTGTCATGTACTATGTGGAAAAG TGTGTTTCCGGTACAGACAGCTGGCAGAGGGTGAACACGGAGATCCCAGTAAAGTCTCCTCGCTTTGCGCTGTTTGATCTCGCAGAGGGAAAAGCCTACCGCTTCCGTGTCCGCTGCTGCAATTCTGCCGGTGTTGGCGAGCCATCTGACCCGACTGAGGCCACCACAGTTGGAGACAAGCTTG ATATCCCATCTGCCCCAGGAAAGGTTATTCCCACCAGAAACACGGACACATCAGTTGTTGTGTCCTGGGAAGCGTCTTGCAATGCCAAAGAGTTAGTGGGATACTACATCGAGGGCAGCATTGTGGGGAGCAACGTGTGGGAGCCCTGCAACAACAAGCCCGTGAATGTCACCAG GTTCATCTGCCACGGTCTGATCACAGGAGAGAAGTACGTGTTCAGGGTGAGGGCGGTGAACGCTGCAGGGATCAGCCAGTTCTCCCAGGAGTCAGAGGCTGTGGAGGTGAAGGCTGCTATTG CCTCTCCCGCTCCACCCTATGGCATCACCATCCTGGAGTGCGTGCGCGACTCCATGGTGCTGGCCTGGAAACAGCCAACTTTCATCGGAGGCGCTGACATCACCGGTTACTTTGTGGATTACCGTGAGGTCATCGATGGCGTGCCGGGAAAGTGGCACGAGGCCAACATTAAGGCTGTCAGCGAGAGGGCCTACAGG GTGTCCGATCTGAAGGAGAATAAGAAGTACCAGTTTCAGGTGCGAGCAGCCAACATGGCTGGTGTCGGCATCCCGTCGCTGCCCAGTAATACCTTCCTGTGTGAAGAATGGACCATTGCTGTCCCAG GACCTCCACATGATCTGCAGATTAGAGAGGCGCGGAACGACTCTCTGGTATTGCTATGGAAACCACCTGTGTACCAGGGCCGCGATCCTGTCAACGGGTTCTATGTTGACATCAAGGAAGCAGATGCACCAGAGGAGGCGTGGAGAGGAGTCAACACCAAAGCCTTAGAAAAGACATATACAAAG attaagGATCTTAAGGAGGGAGAGAAGTATGTGTTCCGTGTGCGTGCTCAGAATAAAGCTGGAGTAGGAAAAGTCTCAGACGTGACAGAGCCGGTTCCCGCTCTGACCAAACCAG gcACGAAAGAGATAGTCGTAGATGTCGACGACGACGGTGTCATCTCCCtgaactttgaatgtggcaaCATGACCCCCGACTCCAAGTTTGTGTGGTCCAAAAACTACGAGGACATCACAGACACCTCCCGCCTGACCACAGAGACCAAGGGAACCAA gtctAAAGTTGTTTTCAATCGTCCCGGGGAGGAGGACATTGGAGTTTACTCATGTCTTGTCACTCACACTGACGGTGCTTCATCCAGCTACACTCTCTCTGAGGAAG agtTAAAGAGGCTGCTGGAGATCAGTCATGACCACAAATTCCCCA TTATTCCTCTGAAGTCAGATCTAGCTGTGGAGCTGCTGGAAAAGGGCCGCGTTCGCTTTTGGCTGCAGGCGGAGAAGATGTCCAATAACGGCAAAGTCGATTATGTTTTCAATGATAATGTTGTCTCTCAGGGGGAG AAATATAAGATGAACTTTGACAAGAACACCGGTGTGATTGAGATGACCATGGAGTCTCTGACCCCGGCGGATGAGGGCACGTACACCTTCCAGCTGCAGGATGGAAAAGCTACCAACCAGTCCAGCTTGGTACTGATAGGGGATg TGTTCAAGCAGCTGCAGAAGGAATCAGAGTTCCAGAGAAAGGAGTATTTCCGAAAACAAG GCCCTCACTTTATCGAGTACTTGAGTTGGGAAGTGACACCAGAATGCTGCGTTGTACTCAAATGCAAG GTGGGCAACATGAAGAAGGAGACCTCTGCACTGTGGCACAAAGACAGACACCAGATCAAAGTGGACGAGCACCTCGGCTTTGCAGAGGGAGTGCTGAAACTGGAAATTGCTCAG CGCGACCTCCCCGCAGACACAGCAGACATTGTCGACAGCCCGATCTGGAGAAGACTTAAA ATTTCCAAGAAGGATGCTGGTGTGTATGAGGTGATTCTGAAGGATGACAGAGGACAGGACACCTCCACCCTGAATCTGACAGACCAAG gtttcaaAGACTTGATGAATGAAGTTTTCAGTGTTATCG CCAATTCCTCCACTCCACTGAAGATCACAAGCACAGATGAGGGCATTAGACTCTACACCTTTGTCAGCTACTACAACGACTTGCTCCAAGTCACATGGCACTACAA GGATTCAGCAATTGCCTTTTCTGACCGCATAAAGAGCGGCGTGGTCGGGGAGCAGCTGTGGCTTCAGATCACAGAGCCCACAGAGAAAGACATGGGCAAATATGCCATCGAGTTCTACGATGGAAAAGGTGGCCTCAGGAGGACCGTTGACCTCTCTGGTCAAG CATTTGATGATGCTTTTGCAGAATTCCAGAGACTCAA AGCTGCTGCTATTGCAGAGAGAA ATCGTGCTCGAGTAGCAGGAGGCCTCCCTGATGTGGTCACCATACAAGAGGGCAAG GCTCTCAATCTCACCTGCAACATTTCGGGCAACCCCGTGCCAGAGGTCACCTGGCTGAAGAACGACAGAGAGATCACGTCTGATGAGCACTGCATTCTGAAGTTCGAGTCGGGCAAGTTCGCCAGTTTCACCATCACCGGCGTGAACACGTCAGACTCGGGCAAGTACAGCATCCTGGTGAAGAACAAGTACGGCACAGAGAGCGGGGACTTCACCGTAAGTGTGTTCATCCCTGAAGAGGCGGGCGgcaagaaaaagtaa
- the myom1b gene encoding M-protein, striated muscle isoform X1, translating to MSGSIPFYQKHHLHYDRGYRSKETQSKVSQYQASSRYSASGSASAATRSRGLNVSSHSGLEESRLSPSPKRAKPTYLAVDKDNQIIGYVVPIFRGSQEFATGLSDTEEARVRDTAAYMARRDLFTSGLEMERSELISRKETMRESAERITLNKRIHEHEEHFKRMNEDSLMHAPEFVIKPRSHTVWEKQCVRLHCTVSGWPDPRVVWYKNNVALDPLANPGKYKIESRYSVHSLEINKCDFDDTAQYRVSAMNSQGELSAFASVVVKRFKGEMDEFLPAPRRAITEVGPVSEYGITFQTHIVDKFGVSFGREGETMSLGCTVIIYPALHRYQPEVEWYRDDVLLSPSKWTHMHWSGDRATLTLTHLNKEDEGLYTLRVTTKSGYETYSAYVFVRDADAEVEGAPAAPLDVRCLDANKDYIIVAWKQPAVDGGNSILGYFVDRCEVGTTHWIQCNDTPVKFARFPVTGLVEGRSYIFRVRAVNKSGISRPSRVSEPVAAMDPADRARMRGTSAPWTGQIIVTEEEPAEGIVPSKPCDLQVTEATKNYVVLSWKPPGEKGLEGVMYYVEKCVSGTDSWQRVNTEIPVKSPRFALFDLAEGKAYRFRVRCCNSAGVGEPSDPTEATTVGDKLDIPSAPGKVIPTRNTDTSVVVSWEASCNAKELVGYYIEGSIVGSNVWEPCNNKPVNVTRFICHGLITGEKYVFRVRAVNAAGISQFSQESEAVEVKAAIASPAPPYGITILECVRDSMVLAWKQPTFIGGADITGYFVDYREVIDGVPGKWHEANIKAVSERAYRVSDLKENKKYQFQVRAANMAGVGIPSLPSNTFLCEEWTIAVPGPPHDLQIREARNDSLVLLWKPPVYQGRDPVNGFYVDIKEADAPEEAWRGVNTKALEKTYTKIKDLKEGEKYVFRVRAQNKAGVGKVSDVTEPVPALTKPGTKEIVVDVDDDGVISLNFECGNMTPDSKFVWSKNYEDITDTSRLTTETKGTKSKVVFNRPGEEDIGVYSCLVTHTDGASSSYTLSEEELKRLLEISHDHKFPIIPLKSDLAVELLEKGRVRFWLQAEKMSNNGKVDYVFNDNVVSQGEKYKMNFDKNTGVIEMTMESLTPADEGTYTFQLQDGKATNQSSLVLIGDVFKQLQKESEFQRKEYFRKQGPHFIEYLSWEVTPECCVVLKCKVGNMKKETSALWHKDRHQIKVDEHLGFAEGVLKLEIAQRDLPADTADIVDSPIWRRLKISKKDAGVYEVILKDDRGQDTSTLNLTDQGFKDLMNEVFSVIANSSTPLKITSTDEGIRLYTFVSYYNDLLQVTWHYKDSAIAFSDRIKSGVVGEQLWLQITEPTEKDMGKYAIEFYDGKGGLRRTVDLSGQAFDDAFAEFQRLKAAAIAERNRARVAGGLPDVVTIQEGKALNLTCNISGNPVPEVTWLKNDREITSDEHCILKFESGKFASFTITGVNTSDSGKYSILVKNKYGTESGDFTVSVFIPEEAGGKKK from the exons ATGTCTGGATCTATACCGTTCTACCAGAAGCACCATCTCCACTATGACCGCGGCTACCGTAGCAAGGAGACTCAGTCTAAAGTGAGTCAGTACCAGGCCAGCAGCAGATACAGTGCTAGCGGCAGCGCCTCTGCCGCCACCAGGAGCAGGGG ACTTAACGTGTCTTCGCACTCTGGCCTGGAGGAGAGCAGACTAAGCCCCTCACCCAAGAGAGCCAAGCCAACTTACTTGGCTGTGGATAAAGACAACCAAATCATCGGCTATGTAGTGCCTATCTTCAGGGGCAG TCAAGAGTTTGCTACAGGACTTTCAGATACAGAGGAAGCAAGAGTGAGAGACACTGCTGCATACATGGCCCGCAGGGATTTGTTCACCAGTGGCCTGGAGATGGAGAGGTCTGAGCTCATCTCCAGGAAGGAGACCATGCGCGAGTCGGCTGAGCGCATCACTCTGAATAAAAGG ATCCATGAACACGAGGAACACTTCAAGCGTATGAACGAAGACAGCCTGATGCACGCCCCAGAGTTTGTGATTAAACCTCGCTCCCACACTGTGTGGGAGAAACAGTGTGTGCGGCTGCACTGCACTGTCAGTGGGTGGCCCGACCCACGGGTCGTCTG GTACAAAAACAATGTGGCGCTTGATCCGCTTGCCAACCCTGGCAAGTACAAAATTGAGAGCAGATACAGCGTGCACTCACTGGAGATTAACAA ATGTGATTTTGATGATACAGCTCAGTATCGTGTCTCTGCCATGAACTCCCAGGGAGAGCTGTCTGCATTTGCCTCCGTTGTTGTCAAGA GGTTCAAAGGTGAAATGGATGAGTTCCTGCCAGCACCCAGGC GGGCCATTACTGAAG TTGGCCCAGTTTCCGAGTACGGCATCACCTTCCAGACTCACATTGTTGATAAATTCGGTGTATCGTTTGGAAGGGAGGGTGAGACCATGAGTCTGGGGTGTACAGTCATCATCTACCCTGCCCTGCATCGCTACCAGCCAGAGGTGGAGTGGTATAGAGATG ATGTTCTGCTGTCTCCCTCCAAATGGACTCACATGCACTGGAGCGGAGATCGAGCCACCCTGACACTCACGCACCTGAACAAAGAAGACGAGGGCCTCTACACCCTGCGCGTCACCACCAAGTCTGGATATGAGACCTACTCAGCCTACGTCTTTGTCAGAG ATGCTGATGCTGAGGTCGAAGGAGCTCCTGCAGCCCCTCTGGATGTGCGCTGTTTGGATGCCAACAAGGATTATATCATTGTTGCATGGAAGCAGCCAGCTGTTGATGGTGGCAACTCCATCCTGGGCTACTTTGTGGACAG GTGTGAGGTCGGAACCACTCACTGGATTCAGTGCAATGACACCCCGGTGAAGTTTGCCCGATTCCCCGTCACTGGTTTGGTGGAGGGGCGCTCTTATATCTTCCGTGTGCGCGCTGTAAACAAAAGTGGCATAAGCCGCCCATCCAGAGTCTCGGAGCCAGTGGCTGCAATGGACCCAGCTGACCGCGCCCGCATGAGAG GTACTTCTGCTCCCTGGACTGGCCAAATCATTGTCACGGAGGAGGAGCCTGCAG AGGGCATTGTTCCCAGCAAACCCTGTGATCTGCAGGTGACAGAGGCAACCAAAAACTATGTGGTGCTGAGCTGGAAGCCACCCGGAGAGAAAGGGCTTGAGGGTGTCATGTACTATGTGGAAAAG TGTGTTTCCGGTACAGACAGCTGGCAGAGGGTGAACACGGAGATCCCAGTAAAGTCTCCTCGCTTTGCGCTGTTTGATCTCGCAGAGGGAAAAGCCTACCGCTTCCGTGTCCGCTGCTGCAATTCTGCCGGTGTTGGCGAGCCATCTGACCCGACTGAGGCCACCACAGTTGGAGACAAGCTTG ATATCCCATCTGCCCCAGGAAAGGTTATTCCCACCAGAAACACGGACACATCAGTTGTTGTGTCCTGGGAAGCGTCTTGCAATGCCAAAGAGTTAGTGGGATACTACATCGAGGGCAGCATTGTGGGGAGCAACGTGTGGGAGCCCTGCAACAACAAGCCCGTGAATGTCACCAG GTTCATCTGCCACGGTCTGATCACAGGAGAGAAGTACGTGTTCAGGGTGAGGGCGGTGAACGCTGCAGGGATCAGCCAGTTCTCCCAGGAGTCAGAGGCTGTGGAGGTGAAGGCTGCTATTG CCTCTCCCGCTCCACCCTATGGCATCACCATCCTGGAGTGCGTGCGCGACTCCATGGTGCTGGCCTGGAAACAGCCAACTTTCATCGGAGGCGCTGACATCACCGGTTACTTTGTGGATTACCGTGAGGTCATCGATGGCGTGCCGGGAAAGTGGCACGAGGCCAACATTAAGGCTGTCAGCGAGAGGGCCTACAGG GTGTCCGATCTGAAGGAGAATAAGAAGTACCAGTTTCAGGTGCGAGCAGCCAACATGGCTGGTGTCGGCATCCCGTCGCTGCCCAGTAATACCTTCCTGTGTGAAGAATGGACCATTGCTGTCCCAG GACCTCCACATGATCTGCAGATTAGAGAGGCGCGGAACGACTCTCTGGTATTGCTATGGAAACCACCTGTGTACCAGGGCCGCGATCCTGTCAACGGGTTCTATGTTGACATCAAGGAAGCAGATGCACCAGAGGAGGCGTGGAGAGGAGTCAACACCAAAGCCTTAGAAAAGACATATACAAAG attaagGATCTTAAGGAGGGAGAGAAGTATGTGTTCCGTGTGCGTGCTCAGAATAAAGCTGGAGTAGGAAAAGTCTCAGACGTGACAGAGCCGGTTCCCGCTCTGACCAAACCAG gcACGAAAGAGATAGTCGTAGATGTCGACGACGACGGTGTCATCTCCCtgaactttgaatgtggcaaCATGACCCCCGACTCCAAGTTTGTGTGGTCCAAAAACTACGAGGACATCACAGACACCTCCCGCCTGACCACAGAGACCAAGGGAACCAA gtctAAAGTTGTTTTCAATCGTCCCGGGGAGGAGGACATTGGAGTTTACTCATGTCTTGTCACTCACACTGACGGTGCTTCATCCAGCTACACTCTCTCTGAGGAAG agtTAAAGAGGCTGCTGGAGATCAGTCATGACCACAAATTCCCCA TTATTCCTCTGAAGTCAGATCTAGCTGTGGAGCTGCTGGAAAAGGGCCGCGTTCGCTTTTGGCTGCAGGCGGAGAAGATGTCCAATAACGGCAAAGTCGATTATGTTTTCAATGATAATGTTGTCTCTCAGGGGGAG AAATATAAGATGAACTTTGACAAGAACACCGGTGTGATTGAGATGACCATGGAGTCTCTGACCCCGGCGGATGAGGGCACGTACACCTTCCAGCTGCAGGATGGAAAAGCTACCAACCAGTCCAGCTTGGTACTGATAGGGGATg TGTTCAAGCAGCTGCAGAAGGAATCAGAGTTCCAGAGAAAGGAGTATTTCCGAAAACAAG GCCCTCACTTTATCGAGTACTTGAGTTGGGAAGTGACACCAGAATGCTGCGTTGTACTCAAATGCAAG GTGGGCAACATGAAGAAGGAGACCTCTGCACTGTGGCACAAAGACAGACACCAGATCAAAGTGGACGAGCACCTCGGCTTTGCAGAGGGAGTGCTGAAACTGGAAATTGCTCAG CGCGACCTCCCCGCAGACACAGCAGACATTGTCGACAGCCCGATCTGGAGAAGACTTAAA ATTTCCAAGAAGGATGCTGGTGTGTATGAGGTGATTCTGAAGGATGACAGAGGACAGGACACCTCCACCCTGAATCTGACAGACCAAG gtttcaaAGACTTGATGAATGAAGTTTTCAGTGTTATCG CCAATTCCTCCACTCCACTGAAGATCACAAGCACAGATGAGGGCATTAGACTCTACACCTTTGTCAGCTACTACAACGACTTGCTCCAAGTCACATGGCACTACAA GGATTCAGCAATTGCCTTTTCTGACCGCATAAAGAGCGGCGTGGTCGGGGAGCAGCTGTGGCTTCAGATCACAGAGCCCACAGAGAAAGACATGGGCAAATATGCCATCGAGTTCTACGATGGAAAAGGTGGCCTCAGGAGGACCGTTGACCTCTCTGGTCAAG CATTTGATGATGCTTTTGCAGAATTCCAGAGACTCAA AGCTGCTGCTATTGCAGAGAGAA ATCGTGCTCGAGTAGCAGGAGGCCTCCCTGATGTGGTCACCATACAAGAGGGCAAG GCTCTCAATCTCACCTGCAACATTTCGGGCAACCCCGTGCCAGAGGTCACCTGGCTGAAGAACGACAGAGAGATCACGTCTGATGAGCACTGCATTCTGAAGTTCGAGTCGGGCAAGTTCGCCAGTTTCACCATCACCGGCGTGAACACGTCAGACTCGGGCAAGTACAGCATCCTGGTGAAGAACAAGTACGGCACAGAGAGCGGGGACTTCACCGTAAGTGTGTTCATCCCTGAAGAGGCGGGCGgcaagaaaaagtaa